The sequence TAAATAAGCAAACTCACTGGTTTGGAACAGTTGATGATACAACTCAATACTTACTTGATGATTGGAATACATATCTTGCAAGACATGGAATGACAGCAACAGAATATGTATTGAATGCGGATCCAGTTAAGGCAGCGGCTGAAATAGCAACAACAAAATGGACAAGTTCAAGCACAGCAGTTATTGCGGTTGATGGAAGCGAATTTGAGGATGAGGTTAATACAGTAGTTGATAAGGATGCAACACTTGTGGTTAAAACAAAGCAAATAACTGCTCCAAAGGGAAGTTCAAAACTTAAGGATCTGGGAGGAAAGCAGGCATTGCCAATGTTCCTTGACAAAAGCTGGGGAGTTATGACTGTTTATACTCATGGCAGTGATTCGCCAGCTGTAGGGGTAATAACCCCAAGATATGAACCAGGAACAGAAGAGGACTGGCCACATCCATATGACGCAAGAGGAGATAATACAAATATATACTTCCCTGTTTCAGTTCCTGGATTATGGATTCCATATGTTGGGTCAAATTCTGGTGACTGGACACTTGAAGTAACTGTTTATAGTGGGGATAGATATACAATACCAATTTCAACAACAGATTGCAGTATAAAGGTTACAGTAACCACCGATAGCCCAAGCTATTTAGAAGTATTCCTCGTTGACCCATATGCAAATATAAGAGATCCTTCTGTGCCACACTGGAATGGAGGACCAATAAATCCAATCCATACATGGAATGCCGGGCACTGGCCAGGCATAGGATTTGAGCAATGGCGCAGGTGGGAGCCAACATACAGCACCGAGCATACCGTGGAAGCCCATTATCCGATGACAGGTAAATGGACAGCAATTGTTGCTCCTCACTATCCATATGGCCAGGAGAAGACAAGCGATTCAATACCATATCATATAAAGATAGAAATTAGGCAGCACAATCCAAAGAGAGTTAATGCTGGCTTATCTGCTGCGAATGCTGCTGTGATTGCGTCACTGAAGCATGCGCCCTTGTTATATGTAAAAGAAGATAGCATACCAACAGAAACAACAGACGCATTAACAAAACTTGGTGTATCAAACATAATATTCGTAAATATTGGGGAGGTTAGCTCAGTTAGCCTACCAGGAAGTGTTACAGAATATAAAACGCTGAAAGAAGTAGTTGATGCAATAAAGAAAGATGAAAAATCGGAGAATTTCATAACAATTACTTCATTTGGCACACTAAATGGCTACTTTGCTCCAGCGGGAATGATTGCAGCATATCATGGCTCACCTGTTTTGAGCATCGGCGAGGCAGCAGAAGCATATGATATCCTTGATAAGGCAACAACCTGGCGCACATATGGCGGTGGCTGGTATCACGGCTGCAGAGCCCAAGGCCATCTGCCATCGATGAGCGAGCCATTTGATTGGTCTGACTTCCTGAAAGATTTGTTAGGAGGAAACATTCCAAGTCCTGGCTTTGATTTGGAGAAGAGATGGTTTACCGCAATACATGATGGAATATACAACCTGACAGCAGATTATGGTCTGGATTTACCAGGAAAGGAAGCTTATCTATTTGTTGCGGATAGAGAAGATGACATACGCCATCTTGTAATAGTTGCAATGACAGGAAACAATTCATATGCTGGACAAATAATATTTGATACACCAGCAATGCAAACAGCACTAATATGCAGAGATATACTATATCCAGCAATAATTTATGCAAATCCAGGAAGAGATGTGACAACTTCTCAATTAATGAACTTCCCAGATGGAAATACATGGAGAACAAATGATGGAAAATCATACTCAGTATTTTCATCCCGTGAGTTAAAGAAATCTTTCAGCTCACATGGAAGATTCTATGAAGGACACTGCTTATGGGAAAATCTACTTGAAAGATACAATACAGGAGCAAGTGTTTGCTATTATTCTGGCCATGGAACAGGAGGAAGCGGAATTTCAGCACAGCCTCGCAATTGGGCTGAAGACTTTCCGCTTGCAGAGCCAAGATATGAGCATTTGAAGGATTTCACATGGTGGGACGGATGGCGTGGATACATGTATGATGATACCCAGACAAAGGATCCAAGATGGGGAGGATTTACATGGTATAATCCAAAAGAACCAAATCTCTATGACATAATTCACTTCAAGTGGGTTGACCAGCTATTCCAGAACTTGCACAGTGAAATAGATTTGTGGATGTCATGCACAACTGGCCAGCATTTTGGTCCAGATATATACCTTGAGCATGGAGCAGCACTATGGTATGGAAATGCTGGCACTGGATTATGCCCACAGGAAGACTTGCTTGATGACTGGTGGATACATGATTTCATGGTTGAAGGAAAACCAATAGGAGAAGCATTATCTACATACATATATCTGCATCAGCGCGACTATACAACAGGTGATGACTTCGCAATGTATGGATCTTCATCCTTACAAGTTACAAATGTTCAGGTAATATTCGGTGACCCAACTCTTATATGCTACAGCCCAGAAT is a genomic window of Thermoplasmatales archaeon containing:
- a CDS encoding PPC domain-containing protein, producing MKGKAKIAVGIVVLLAISAISFGITMQTQQSKPITKLQEKIKTTDISGNEKVEGYLLDSYIRDDSEETLLLAEGDDAGYNVDTGNEFKRALPIYPGEVRDLAPGRKFSGQLEPGRDNEDWYSFSVCEKQKIKVTLNPTSNFDLQLSKPDGSAVATSANAGNAAESIEFTADTTGLWGIRIYAGSGASAGGYTFDVKIEGQNDAGTGKDAGNSISQATKITPGTYNGYMDMNDWEDWYSFDVSAGQGIKVEISPMQKSDFDIHLYDPSGNWVYSAQYYGDDTLEYPVDKSGTWYIKIDMFPGWDKSKWPENYFLYGSGVYKLTLTVGVSASPPPGPIPQPEIIPVAQTFVVNDDPNSNKDEYAYIAAIPAANYVKDGKRYVSPIVYRGVNKQTHWFGTVDDTTQYLLDDWNTYLARHGMTATEYVLNADPVKAAAEIATTKWTSSSTAVIAVDGSEFEDEVNTVVDKDATLVVKTKQITAPKGSSKLKDLGGKQALPMFLDKSWGVMTVYTHGSDSPAVGVITPRYEPGTEEDWPHPYDARGDNTNIYFPVSVPGLWIPYVGSNSGDWTLEVTVYSGDRYTIPISTTDCSIKVTVTTDSPSYLEVFLVDPYANIRDPSVPHWNGGPINPIHTWNAGHWPGIGFEQWRRWEPTYSTEHTVEAHYPMTGKWTAIVAPHYPYGQEKTSDSIPYHIKIEIRQHNPKRVNAGLSAANAAVIASLKHAPLLYVKEDSIPTETTDALTKLGVSNIIFVNIGEVSSVSLPGSVTEYKTLKEVVDAIKKDEKSENFITITSFGTLNGYFAPAGMIAAYHGSPVLSIGEAAEAYDILDKATTWRTYGGGWYHGCRAQGHLPSMSEPFDWSDFLKDLLGGNIPSPGFDLEKRWFTAIHDGIYNLTADYGLDLPGKEAYLFVADREDDIRHLVIVAMTGNNSYAGQIIFDTPAMQTALICRDILYPAIIYANPGRDVTTSQLMNFPDGNTWRTNDGKSYSVFSSRELKKSFSSHGRFYEGHCLWENLLERYNTGASVCYYSGHGTGGSGISAQPRNWAEDFPLAEPRYEHLKDFTWWDGWRGYMYDDTQTKDPRWGGFTWYNPKEPNLYDIIHFKWVDQLFQNLHSEIDLWMSCTTGQHFGPDIYLEHGAALWYGNAGTGLCPQEDLLDDWWIHDFMVEGKPIGEALSTYIYLHQRDYTTGDDFAMYGSSSLQVTNVQVIFGDPTLICYSPEWVEPTPVAP